The Flavivirga eckloniae genomic interval CCAAAATATTTAATATTTGGAAAACCAAAATATATAGTAAAAAACAATGCACTGAATACAAGTAGAATCAGTACAAACGGAACACCAAAAACAGGGAAGAAAATAATATTAAAAACTGCATCAGAAAAAGGCTTAAATCCCTCATCTATTCGTTGATCCAGTCCTTTTTCGACTGCTTCTTGTGCAAATGTTATAAATGGTAGAATTAATGTAAATATTGAAAGAAGATATTTCTTCATAAGAAAACTTTATTAATTAATTTTTATTGAAAATTCGTACTAAAAGCTAGCAAGATGCTAAAAAAAAATGATTTTTTAAAACAATGCTTGTTAAAATCGTAAATTTCGCTAATCTATATTGTATGCAGAATTTAAGGCTTCTATTTGTTCGGGTCTACCCAAAACAATAATCTTGGAATTTGTAGCTAATTCTAGTTCTGCCTCAGGGTTTACTAGATACTCATCGTTTTCGTCTTTATAACCAATAACGGTACAACCAGTCTTTCTACGAAGGTCTAAATCTTTAATCGTTCTTGCTTCTTTTGTATTTGAAGTAAATAACTTTTCTACAGCAACTTCTTCTATGTTTATATTCGATTTCCCTACTATAGACAGGTTATCAACAAACTCCATTAAACCAGGAATTACAACTAAGGACGCCATATGATCGCCCCCTATTTTATCTGGCAATATAACATTGTTGGCTCCTGCTAACTTCAATTTATCGTACGATGTTTCTAAAGATGCCCTACTTATTATGTTTATAGCCTTATTTAATTGTCTGGTTGAAAGTACAACAAACAAATTATCGGCATCATTAGGCAAAGCTGAGATTAAACAGGATGCTCTATCGACTCCTGCTTGCATGAGTGTTTCATCTTCATTGGCATTACCAATTACATAAGGCACCTCATCCATTTGAAGACGGTCTTCCATTTCTTTATCTTTTTCAATAACTACAAAATGCTTTTTATAAGCCGAAAGTTTTCTAGCTGCCTGTTTTCCATTTCTGCCATAACCACAAATAACGATATGACCTTTAAAACTATCTATCTTTTTTTGCATCTTCTTATATATTAATTCATCGATATTATTCTTACTCAAAATATACTCCGTTATTATTGAGAGCGCATACCCTACAATAACCACACTTCCTAATATTAAAAATATTGTAAAAACTTTAGATTGCTCATCTAATGGCACCACTTCGCCATACCCGACAGTTGTCATGGTAATAACCGTCATGTATAACGCATCAACCCATGAGTAACCAGATATTACTTTATAACCAGTAACACCAATAGATACAATGATTACGAGTAGTAATACTGCTGTATATATTTTGGTTTTAAAAAACTTTATAAGTGGATTCTTTATAAGCGGATTCATCTGGTAGCTTTTATTTTTTTGATGGACAGATGTAATTCATATAATAGTATTAACAACAGCTTAATAATCTTGTTTTATTCATCCTGTAAATTATAAATCGAAAACAGATGACCGTTTGGTATAGACTAAATCTTTAATACGCATCCAAAAAGCTAAGAACAAATACAGTGCAAAGCCAAAGCCAACAGTTACAAACGTTACATACATAAACGATGTTCTTACTACCTTAGCTCTAATACCAAATCTTTCGGCTATACGCTGACAAACATAATAACCATGTTTTTGAAAAAACAGTAATGGTTTATAGATACTTTTCATACCGCAATTTAAATATAAAATTTAATATTTTAGATTTCAACTGAAGTTTATCTTGAACCTTTCAATTTCGTTAAAGACAAACTAAAACGGACATTATTGAACGGAAGGTTTTAATTGATATCTAAAAGAAACTTACTGAAAAGTAAAGCTATTACTGTTTAATGATTAGAGAATTGCCAATTGCGCATTGCAAACATTTATTTTTGTCGCAGTATTCTGTTTTAAGCTGAATGAGCGCTTGCGAATCTAATGCTGATTTAGAAATCTCTTTTAAACCATTAAAGGCATCAATAATGCCATTTCTCTCTGAAATAATCGAGGTTGCAATTTTGAAAATTTCTGAATCCATCCTCTGTCCTTTTTGTTTTGCGTAA includes:
- a CDS encoding potassium channel family protein, with product MNPLIKNPLIKFFKTKIYTAVLLLVIIVSIGVTGYKVISGYSWVDALYMTVITMTTVGYGEVVPLDEQSKVFTIFLILGSVVIVGYALSIITEYILSKNNIDELIYKKMQKKIDSFKGHIVICGYGRNGKQAARKLSAYKKHFVVIEKDKEMEDRLQMDEVPYVIGNANEDETLMQAGVDRASCLISALPNDADNLFVVLSTRQLNKAINIISRASLETSYDKLKLAGANNVILPDKIGGDHMASLVVIPGLMEFVDNLSIVGKSNINIEEVAVEKLFTSNTKEARTIKDLDLRRKTGCTVIGYKDENDEYLVNPEAELELATNSKIIVLGRPEQIEALNSAYNID
- a CDS encoding PspC domain-containing protein — its product is MKSIYKPLLFFQKHGYYVCQRIAERFGIRAKVVRTSFMYVTFVTVGFGFALYLFLAFWMRIKDLVYTKRSSVFDL